The nucleotide window AGCCGCCCTCCGGATCGCCCGCGAGCACGGGGCCCCGGTCTTCATCCTGGGGGGCGGCTCGAACCTTCTGGTCCGGGACGGCGGGCTGCGGGGGTTGGTGCTGAACCTGTACGGGACGCTGCAGGAGATGCGCGCGGAGGGGGAGGCGGTGACCGCAGGAGGCGGGGCGAAGGTCACGGCCCTGGTCAACTTCTGTGCCCGCCGGGGCCTGGCGGGCCTCGAGCCGATGGCCGGGGTCCCCGGGACCGTGGGGGGCGCGGTGAAGGGGAACGCCGGGGCCTTCGGGGTCACCATCTCGGATCACCTGGCGTCGGTCCGGGTCCTGGAGCTGACGGGGGAGGAGCGGATCCTGGACCGGGAGGCGCTCCGGTTTGCCTACCGCCAGTCCTCCCTGACGCCGGAGCAGGTTCTGGTCAGCGCCACCTTCCGACTCCGCCGGGGGGACGCCGCGGCGCTGAAGGAGAAGGTGGCGCAGATCCTGGCGGAGCGGAAGACGAAGCAGCCGGTGGAGTGGCGGTCCGCCGGATCCGTGTTCAAGAACCCGCCGGGGGACTTTGCCGGCCGCCTCATCGAGGGGGCGGGGCTCAAGGGGACGCGGGTGGGCGACGCGATGATCTCCCCCAAGCACGGCAACTTCTTTCTGAACCTGGGGCGGGCCACGGCCCGCGACGTGCTGGCCCTGATCGCCCTCGCGCAGGAGCGCATCCGGGAGCGGACCGGCGTCTCCCTGGAATTGGAGGTGCGCGTGGTGGGGGACCCGTGAGGGTGTACGGACGGCCGAAGGGGGGGGGCGGGCTCCGCGGGCACCGGCGCGGGCGGCGGGCCCGGGGATCCCCCCGGCTCCTGCTCTGGAGCCTGAAGCTGGGCGTGGGGCTCCTCCTGGGGGGGGCCGGCGTTCTCTGGGCCTGGGTGGGGTTCCGGAACGTGGGCCGGCTCCCGTACTTCCAGATCACGAACGTCGCCGTCCGGGGCAACAGCCAGGTGGCCACGGCGGAGATCGTGGCGAGCCTGGATCTCCGCCCGGGGACCAGCATCCTGGAACCGGACCTGACCGAGCTGCGCATGCGGGTTCTCGCGAATCCGTGGATCCGAGAGGCCCGGGTGAGTCGCCGTCTCCCCCTCACGCTCGAGGTGACGGTCTGGGAGCGAACGCCGGAGGTCCTGGTCGTGGCGGAGGGCACCTACCTGGCGGGGGGGGACGGCGTCATCCTGCCCGAGGCAACGGGCGCCGTGTCCCCCGAGCTGCCCCGGCTTGCCTTCTCCGGCGGACGCTACGCCCCCGGGGACCGGCTCCCCGGCGAGACGGTGCCGCGCGCCCTCGCCCTGTGGCGGGGCCTCGCCTCCTCCCCGGCCACCCGGGGGGAGCGGCTCCAGGTGGTGCGCCTGGAGCGGGATGGGACCTTCACGGTCCGGACCGAACGGGGGGTCCTCGTCCGGGCGCGCGGGGAGGGCGCGGAGCGCCAGCTCGCCCGTCTCGAGGCGGCCCTCCAGCACGCGGGGAAGAGACTGCAGGCCTACGAGGCGGTGGACCTCCGGTTCGGGGACCGCATCGTCCTCCGGGCCGGGAGCCAGAAGGGAGGGTAGCGGGTGGGACGGGAGAGCGATCTCATCGTCGGGCTCGACATCGGGACCACCAAGATCTGCGCCACCGTGGCCGAGCAGAACGAAGACGGGGGGGTGGACATCATCGGCATCGGGACCGCTCCCTCGCGGGGCCTCCGGAAGGGGGTCGTGGTCAACATCGACACGACCGTGGACTCGATCAAGCGGGCCCTGGAGGAGGCGGAGCTCATGGCCGGCG belongs to Candidatus Methylomirabilis sp. and includes:
- the murB gene encoding UDP-N-acetylmuramate dehydrogenase, producing the protein MPETVAMGIPRGALEQALEGEVLYDEPMSRHTSYRIGGPADVMVCPRAVEGIQAALRIAREHGAPVFILGGGSNLLVRDGGLRGLVLNLYGTLQEMRAEGEAVTAGGGAKVTALVNFCARRGLAGLEPMAGVPGTVGGAVKGNAGAFGVTISDHLASVRVLELTGEERILDREALRFAYRQSSLTPEQVLVSATFRLRRGDAAALKEKVAQILAERKTKQPVEWRSAGSVFKNPPGDFAGRLIEGAGLKGTRVGDAMISPKHGNFFLNLGRATARDVLALIALAQERIRERTGVSLELEVRVVGDP
- a CDS encoding FtsQ-type POTRA domain-containing protein, coding for MRVYGRPKGGGGLRGHRRGRRARGSPRLLLWSLKLGVGLLLGGAGVLWAWVGFRNVGRLPYFQITNVAVRGNSQVATAEIVASLDLRPGTSILEPDLTELRMRVLANPWIREARVSRRLPLTLEVTVWERTPEVLVVAEGTYLAGGDGVILPEATGAVSPELPRLAFSGGRYAPGDRLPGETVPRALALWRGLASSPATRGERLQVVRLERDGTFTVRTERGVLVRARGEGAERQLARLEAALQHAGKRLQAYEAVDLRFGDRIVLRAGSQKGG